From the genome of Vicia villosa cultivar HV-30 ecotype Madison, WI linkage group LG2, Vvil1.0, whole genome shotgun sequence, one region includes:
- the LOC131651901 gene encoding LOW QUALITY PROTEIN: pentatricopeptide repeat-containing protein At4g19220, mitochondrial (The sequence of the model RefSeq protein was modified relative to this genomic sequence to represent the inferred CDS: inserted 1 base in 1 codon), producing MTTWVVFHLPLNHVTSTFQHLVLLRFQPSXSSSFHSFSSQNNQIMLSCFYRRLCIAPHLFDKMPQRVFHVREVHFELVDCIKLSLKKPNIVTATVVHCAALKIGALAYLPASTSLFTLYSKAGDFSASRDLFRDIHNKDVISCNAIISASLENKCYKTAVEFFEKMIKDQTRFDSTTLLLMVSTLLHMKNFDQGKAIHCMSLKSGMLVDISLCNALINMYAKCGDLNSSDSEYLFEEMEYKDVVSWNSIMRGCLYNGDPENSLCYFRRMTFSEEIADHVSLSCAISACSSLGALSFGECIHCQGIKLGYKDSSHVSVANSLISFYSQCGAIDVAETVFRQIAYKDIVSWNAMMEGYASNENIHEVFDLMVEMQTTGSFQPDIVTLTTILSCCAELMLSKEGRTIHGYAIRRQMLSDHLPLRNGLIDMYSKCNLVEKAELLFNSTKERDLVSWNAMISGYSLNKYSEKAQSLFKEMLCCSPNCSSSTVFSILSSCNSANSLNFGKSVHGWQLKSGFLNHILSVNFLMQMYINCGDLTSGFSILQENSSIADIASWNTIIVGCVRGDHFQKALETFMLMRQKPHFNYDSITVVNVLSAIANMELLNLGKSLHSLAVKYPFGSDTRVQNSLITMYDRCRDINSARKVFKFHSSSNLCTWNCMISALSHNKKSREALELFHCLPFKPNEFTVVSILSACTQIGLLRHGKQVHAYMFRYGYQENSFISAALVDMYSNCGRLDNAIQVFRHSTKSDSAWNSMIAAYGNHGYGDKAIKLFHEMCESGIKVTKSTFVSLLSACSHSGLVSQGLRYYECMLEIYGIKPEAEHQVYVVDMLGRSGRIDEAYEFTKGLQPNASSGVWGMLLTVCKYHGEIKLGKKVAEHLFKMEPENVGYYISLSNMYVAAGSWKDATELRQSIYDQGLRKCAGYSLIDVGLG from the exons atgacaaCATGGGTAGTTTTCCATTTACCGCTAAATCATGTAACAAGCACCTTTCAACATTTAGTCTTGCTTCGATTTCAGCCTA AGTCATCTTCATTccattcattttcttcacaaaacAACCAAATTATGTTATCATGTTTTTATCGCCGTTTATGTATTGCCCCTCATCTGTTCGATAAAATGCCACAAAGGGTTTTTCATGTAAGAGAGGTTCATTTTGAACTTGTTGATTGTATTAAATTGTCCCTCAAAAAACCTAACATTGTGACTGCCACTGTTGTCCATTGTGCGGCCTTGAAGATAGGTGCTCTAGCTTACCTTCCAGCTTCAACATCTTTATTCACTCTTTATTCCAAAGCCGGAGACTTTTCCGCTTCTAGGGATTTATTTAGAGACATTCACAACAAAGATGTTATTTCTTGTAATGCTATTATTTCAGCATCTCTTGAAAACAAATGCTATAAAACAGCAGTGGAGTTCTTCGAGAAAATGATCAAGGACCAAACTAGGTTTGATTCCACCACTCTATTGCTTATGGTATCAACTTTGTTGCACATGAAAAACTTTGATCAAGGAAAGGCAATTCATTGTATGAGTTTAAAATCGGGGATGCTTGTGGATATTAGTTTATGTAATGCTCTTATTAACATGTATGCTAAGTGTGGTGACCTAAACTCTTCTGATTCTGAGTATCTATTTGAAGAGATGGAATATAAAGATGTTGTTTCATGGAACTCGATAATGAGAGGATGTCTTTACAACGGCGACCCGGAGAACTCGTTGTGTTACTTCAGAAGGATGACTTTTTCTGAAGAAATTGCAGACCATGTCAGCCTTTCTTGTGCTATTTCGGCATGTTCGAGTTTGGGAGCATTGAGTTTTGGAGAATGCATTCATTGTCAAGGAATCAAACTGGGATACAAGGATAGCTCTCATGTTTCAGTCGCAAACTCTCTCATTTCATTTTATTCACAATGTGGAGCCATCGATGTTGCCGAGACTGTATTCAGACAAATAGCTTACAAAGATATTGTTTCTTGGAATGCAATGATGGAAGGATATGCTTCAAATGAAAATATTCATGAAGTATTTGATCTTATGGTTGAAATGCAAACTACAGGATCTTTCCAACCTGATATAGTAACATTAACTACCATACTTTCGTGTTGTGCTGAACTAATGCTCTCCAAAGAAGGAAGAACTATCCATGGATATGCAATTAGAAGACAAATGTTATCTGACCATCTTCCTTTGCGGAACGGTCTTATAGACATGTATTCGAAGTGCAACCTTGTCGAGAAAGCCGAGCTCTTGTTCAATTCTACAAAAGAGAGAGACTTGGTCTCATGGAATGCAATGATATCTGGCTATTCCTTGAACAAATATTCTGAAAAGGCTCAAAGTTTGTTCAAAGAAATGCTATGTTGCAGTCCAAACTGCAGCTCGTCGACTGTTTTCTCCATTCTATCTTCCTGCAACTCTGCGAATAGTCTCAACTTTGGAAAATCGGTTCACGGCTGGCAATTAAAATCTGGTTTTTTGAACCACATTCTATCAGTAAATTTTCTCATGCAAATGTATATCAACTGTGGAGACCTAACTTCTGGTTTCTCAATTTTGCAAGAGAATTCTTCTATAGCAGATATTGCTTCATGGAACACTATAATTGTAGGTTGTGTAAGAGGTGACCATTTTCAAAAGGCCTTAGAAACTTTCATGTTAATGAGACAAAAACCTCATTTCAACTACGACTCCATAACCGTTGTAAATGTGTTGTCAGCCATTGCGAACATGGAACTACTCAATCTAGGAAAGTCTCTCCACAGCCTTGCAGTTAAATATCCTTTTGGATCGGATACCCGAGTTCAGAACTCCTTAATTACCATGTATGACAGATGCAGAGACATCAACAGTGCTAGAAAAGTTTTCAAATTCCATTCTAGTTCCAATCTATGCACATGGAACTGCATGATCTCAGCTTTATCCCATAACAAGAAAAGTAGAGAAGCATTGGAACTATTCCATTGTCTTCCTTTTAAACCGAATGAGTTCACCGTCGTTAGTATTCTCTCTGCGTGCACTCAAATTGGTCTTCTAAGACACGGAAAACAAGTTCACGCCTACATGTTCAGGTATGGATATCAAGAAAATTCTTTCATATCAGCAGCTCTTGTAGATATGTACAGCAACTGTGGAAGACTGGACAATGCTATCCAAGTATTCAGACATTCGACGAAGTCAGACTCAGCTTGGAATTCAATGATTGCTGCATATGGTAATCACGGATATGGAGACAAAGCTATCAAACTGTTCCATGAGATGTGTGAGTCAGGAATTAAAGTGACCAAAAGCACATTTGTTAGTCTTTTATCTGCATGCAGCCATTCCGGACTTGTGAGCCAAGGACTTCGGTACTACGAATGTATGTTGGAGATATACGGCATAAAACCTGAGGCTGAGCATCAAGTTTATGTGGTTGACATGTTAGGAAGATCGGGTAGAATCGATGAGGCTTATGAGTTTACAAAAGGGTTACAACCCAATGCAAGTTCAGGTGTATGGGGAATGCTTTTGACTGTATGCAAATATCATGGAGAAATTAAGTTGGGAAAAAAAGTTGCTGAACATCTCTTTAAAATGGAACCTGAAAATGTTGGATATTATATATCATTGTCAAATATGTATGTTGCTGCAGGAAGCTGGAAAGATGCTACTGAGTTGAGACAATCTATCTATGACCAAGGATTAAGAAAATGTGCAGGCTATAGTCTTATTGATGTTGGTTTAGGATAA